A window from Bordetella petrii encodes these proteins:
- a CDS encoding succinate dehydrogenase: MSAAGAARRWYWQRVSAMAMALFVLAHLAVITLAVRGGLSAAEILGRTRGSLAWMAFYGIFVALVALHAAIGLRNVLDEWAPARKAAGPLGLAAGVLLLALGWRAVAAVTFGG, encoded by the coding sequence ATGAGCGCGGCGGGCGCCGCGCGGCGCTGGTACTGGCAGCGTGTCAGCGCCATGGCGATGGCGTTGTTCGTGCTGGCGCACCTGGCTGTCATCACGCTGGCCGTGCGGGGCGGGCTCAGCGCCGCCGAGATCCTGGGCCGCACGCGCGGCAGCCTGGCGTGGATGGCGTTCTACGGCATCTTCGTGGCGCTGGTGGCGCTGCATGCCGCCATCGGGCTGCGCAATGTGCTGGATGAGTGGGCGCCGGCGCGCAAGGCCGCCGGCCCGCTGGGGCTCGCGGCCGGCGTGCTGCTGCTGGCGCTGGGCTGGCGCGCCGTGGCCGCCGTGACATTCGGAGGCTGA
- a CDS encoding fumarate hydratase C-terminal domain-containing protein has protein sequence MTHHNLAMPITEAQARALRVGDTVTLQHTLFGIRDASYIALFDQGRATRFDMDGHAVIHTAPNVRKVEASPRNPAGYESVCIGTTTSARMERFTGQLMRQCGVRLIIGKGGMQQGSRQAFMEQGGAYLAIVGGTAALETTWIECIEDVDLDDLNPESLWKFRIRDFGPLLVAMDSHGGSLYDQVAEDVAARRQAVLASLGVGR, from the coding sequence ATGACTCACCACAACCTGGCCATGCCGATCACCGAGGCGCAGGCGCGCGCGCTGCGCGTGGGCGACACCGTGACCTTGCAGCACACGCTGTTCGGCATCCGCGATGCCAGCTATATCGCCCTGTTCGACCAGGGCCGCGCCACCCGCTTCGACATGGACGGCCACGCGGTCATCCACACCGCGCCGAATGTCCGCAAGGTTGAGGCGTCGCCGCGCAACCCGGCCGGCTACGAATCCGTGTGCATTGGCACCACCACGTCGGCGCGCATGGAGCGCTTTACGGGCCAGTTGATGCGCCAGTGCGGGGTGCGCCTGATCATCGGCAAGGGCGGCATGCAGCAGGGATCCCGCCAGGCGTTCATGGAGCAGGGCGGCGCCTACCTGGCCATCGTGGGCGGCACCGCGGCGCTGGAGACCACCTGGATCGAGTGCATCGAAGATGTCGACCTGGACGACCTGAACCCCGAGTCGCTGTGGAAATTCCGCATCCGCGACTTCGGGCCGCTGCTGGTGGCCATGGACAGCCACGGCGGGTCGCTGTACGACCAGGTGGCCGAAGATGTCGCCGCGCGGCGCCAAGCCGTGCTGGCCAGCCTGGGAGTGGGGCGATGA
- a CDS encoding fumarate hydratase — MSEIDYAQVEDAARELYIRALKRLPDDIKQGFERLRGAESSERARSILDTMTTNIAVAEARDNLLCQDTGLPIYNVLVGRRVALDGWRLKQAIRAGCERATREHPLRSSVVHPISRKNAHTSCGPGVPVIHVDFCEDDERFEIEMIPKGSGSENNSFLRMAIPAEGLDAVKTFVIDCVMQAGGKTCPPTIVGVGVGGTSDLCVHLAKQAATRPLGSRCGDPLGAQLEQELSEAVNQLGVGPQGLGGDATAFAVHVELAATHITMNPVAVNMQCHSARRARAAFTPRGVQYGF, encoded by the coding sequence ATGTCCGAGATCGACTACGCGCAGGTGGAAGATGCCGCGCGCGAACTGTACATACGGGCGCTGAAGCGCCTGCCCGACGACATCAAGCAGGGTTTCGAGCGCCTGCGCGGCGCCGAATCGTCCGAGCGCGCGCGTTCCATCCTGGACACCATGACCACCAACATCGCGGTGGCCGAAGCGCGCGACAACCTGTTGTGCCAGGACACCGGCCTGCCCATCTACAACGTGCTGGTGGGGCGCCGCGTGGCGCTGGACGGCTGGCGCCTGAAGCAGGCCATCCGCGCCGGCTGCGAGCGCGCCACCCGCGAGCACCCGCTGCGTTCGAGCGTGGTGCACCCCATCAGCCGCAAGAATGCGCACACCTCGTGCGGGCCGGGAGTGCCGGTCATCCATGTTGATTTCTGCGAAGACGACGAGCGTTTCGAGATCGAGATGATTCCCAAGGGCAGCGGTTCCGAGAACAACTCGTTCCTGCGCATGGCGATCCCGGCCGAAGGGCTGGACGCCGTCAAGACCTTTGTGATCGACTGCGTGATGCAGGCGGGCGGCAAGACCTGTCCGCCCACCATCGTGGGCGTGGGGGTGGGCGGCACTTCGGACCTGTGCGTGCACCTGGCCAAGCAGGCCGCCACGCGGCCGCTGGGGTCGCGCTGCGGCGACCCGCTGGGCGCGCAGCTCGAACAGGAACTGTCGGAGGCCGTCAACCAGCTGGGCGTGGGGCCGCAGGGCCTGGGCGGCGACGCCACCGCCTTCGCGGTGCACGTGGAGCTGGCCGCCACCCACATCACCATGAACCCCGTGGCCGTCAACATGCAATGCCATTCGGCGCGCCGCGCGCGCGCCGCCTTCACGCCGCGCGGCGTGCAGTACGGCTTTTGA
- a CDS encoding succinate dehydrogenase/fumarate reductase iron-sulfur subunit, with amino-acid sequence MPQQDSSSGVLRVSVWRGGADGGFQVFEVPRRDNQTVLDVATHIQRHLDSTLSYRYACRVGMCGSCAMTVNGVARWTCRTHVSRVARGGRIELAPLSNLPIVKDLVTDMAPFFDKWQRAQGRFAGHAGRHDPVARVDPASPRRRAADAGIECIGCGVCYASCDVVSWKPQFLGPAALNRAWTLVNDERDSAGARRLAAVAGDAGCHSCHTQGSCTVRCPKGIAPTAAIAGLKRVTARAAVRGELPDTGDAGDGAGHAASLSGAAP; translated from the coding sequence ATGCCACAGCAAGATTCGAGTTCCGGCGTCCTGCGGGTCAGCGTGTGGCGCGGCGGCGCCGACGGCGGCTTTCAGGTGTTCGAGGTGCCGCGCCGCGACAACCAGACGGTGCTGGACGTGGCCACCCACATCCAGCGGCACCTGGATTCGACGCTGTCGTACCGCTATGCGTGCCGCGTGGGCATGTGCGGGTCGTGCGCCATGACGGTCAACGGCGTGGCGCGCTGGACCTGCCGCACCCATGTCTCGCGCGTGGCGCGCGGCGGCCGCATCGAGCTGGCGCCGCTGTCGAACCTGCCCATCGTCAAAGACCTGGTTACCGACATGGCGCCGTTTTTCGACAAGTGGCAGCGCGCGCAGGGCCGCTTTGCCGGGCATGCCGGCCGCCATGATCCGGTGGCGCGCGTCGATCCGGCTTCGCCCCGGCGGCGCGCCGCCGACGCCGGCATCGAATGCATCGGCTGCGGGGTCTGCTATGCCTCGTGCGATGTGGTCAGCTGGAAGCCGCAGTTCCTGGGGCCCGCGGCGCTGAATCGCGCCTGGACCCTGGTGAACGACGAGCGCGACAGCGCCGGCGCGCGGCGCCTGGCGGCAGTGGCGGGCGACGCCGGCTGCCACAGCTGCCATACACAAGGGTCCTGTACGGTGCGATGTCCCAAGGGCATCGCGCCCACCGCCGCAATCGCCGGGCTCAAGCGCGTGACCGCGCGGGCCGCCGTGCGCGGCGAATTGCCCGATACCGGCGACGCCGGCGACGGGGCCGGCCATGCGGCCAGCCTGTCCGGAGCCGCGCCATGA
- a CDS encoding lipocalin family protein translates to MPRHFVFTLLAALGLTGAVHAAPPPKAVDIDPARYAGKWYEIASLPTPLQRRCVGDATVEYTVAPQGGLHINNRCRTKNGDIAAMSGLALPREGAAGAQYRAEFLQPAPDYWIIGLDSEYRWAVVGGPDHKTLWILSRTPQLPADQFEQARQAARAQGYALDELRYTPQH, encoded by the coding sequence ATGCCACGCCATTTCGTCTTCACGCTGCTGGCCGCGCTTGGCCTGACCGGCGCGGTGCACGCCGCGCCGCCGCCCAAGGCGGTCGACATCGACCCCGCGCGCTACGCCGGCAAATGGTATGAAATCGCCAGCCTGCCCACGCCGCTGCAGCGGCGCTGCGTGGGCGATGCCACGGTCGAATACACCGTGGCCCCGCAGGGCGGCCTGCACATCAACAACCGCTGCCGCACCAAGAACGGCGACATCGCCGCCATGTCGGGCCTGGCGCTGCCGCGCGAAGGCGCGGCCGGCGCACAGTACCGGGCCGAGTTCCTGCAGCCCGCGCCGGACTACTGGATCATCGGCCTGGATAGCGAGTATCGCTGGGCCGTGGTCGGCGGCCCCGATCACAAGACCCTGTGGATCCTGTCCCGCACGCCGCAGCTGCCGGCCGACCAGTTCGAGCAGGCCCGGCAGGCCGCGCGCGCGCAGGGCTATGCGCTGGACGAACTGCGCTACACGCCGCAGCACTGA
- a CDS encoding LysR family transcriptional regulator, with amino-acid sequence MFDNIPDLNLVRLFVAMVESRNLSAAAQRCGMTRSNMSHRLKRLELALGAQLLRRTTRHVELTQAGRLLYQHGVRLLDEMRAAQSNIDSLGSTVRGDVRVRLPTGLGHLYLAPVLLEFARRYPDIALRVHINDNIGDLVSAEVDLALKITSAPPEDHVARRLCAIQWSLCAAPAFLLDGRPVQTLEQLGRCSMIAPQSLGRRFDLRLKHAHGDPLILRVAPRLQSGDYPFLREAVLAGLGVALLPRYAVWNQLRDGQLREVLPEFEPEGVGNAIYLLTAPNRFPSMATRALAGFVQEHIEQHHRDWLRPAPSA; translated from the coding sequence ATGTTTGACAATATTCCCGACCTGAACCTGGTCCGGCTGTTCGTGGCCATGGTCGAGTCGCGCAATCTCAGCGCGGCCGCGCAGCGCTGCGGCATGACCCGCTCGAACATGTCGCACCGTCTTAAGCGCCTGGAACTGGCGCTGGGCGCGCAGCTGCTGCGCCGCACCACGCGCCATGTCGAACTGACCCAGGCCGGCCGGCTGCTGTACCAGCACGGTGTGCGCCTGCTCGACGAAATGCGCGCCGCCCAGTCCAACATCGACAGCCTGGGCAGCACGGTGCGCGGCGATGTGCGCGTGCGGCTGCCCACCGGGCTGGGCCACTTGTACCTGGCGCCGGTGCTGCTGGAATTCGCGCGGCGCTATCCCGACATCGCCCTGCGCGTGCACATCAACGACAACATCGGCGACCTGGTGTCGGCCGAGGTCGACCTGGCCCTGAAGATCACTTCGGCGCCGCCGGAAGACCACGTCGCGCGCCGCCTGTGCGCCATCCAGTGGAGCCTGTGCGCGGCGCCCGCCTTCCTGCTCGACGGCCGGCCGGTGCAGACGCTGGAGCAGCTGGGCCGCTGCTCGATGATCGCGCCGCAATCGCTGGGCCGCCGCTTCGACCTGCGGCTGAAGCACGCGCATGGCGACCCGCTGATCCTGCGCGTGGCGCCGCGCCTGCAATCGGGCGATTACCCCTTCCTGCGCGAGGCGGTGCTGGCGGGGCTGGGCGTGGCGCTGCTGCCGCGCTACGCGGTATGGAACCAGCTGCGCGACGGGCAGCTGCGCGAGGTGCTGCCCGAATTCGAGCCCGAGGGCGTGGGCAACGCCATTTACCTGCTGACCGCGCCCAACCGCTTTCCGTCGATGGCCACCCGCGCGCTGGCGGGCTTTGTGCAAGAGCACATCGAGCAGCATCACCGCGATTGGCTGCGGCCGGCGCCATCGGCCTGA
- a CDS encoding LysR family transcriptional regulator: protein MPSIRQFRTALAAAQLGSFVAAGRHVGLTQAAVSLQIKNLESELDTQLFERRAQAAVPTPHGRQILAELEDLVARYEQLLAQSGDTLRGSLRIGTLVSSLMGTFGTVLARIKRDYPGLHITLLAGQSADFAARVAAGELDAAVVTEPPHGVEPALVWAPLYQEPLVLIAAARLRHKSVASLLATEPFLQFDRSLWTGHLITEALARQGAAPNAILELNSIEAIAELVRQDYGVAVVPLLANANWRASKQLAVKPLPGPAIMRRVGMLERRRHGKQAITHTLRGMFAQAAG, encoded by the coding sequence ATGCCGTCCATCCGCCAATTCCGCACTGCCCTGGCGGCCGCCCAGCTGGGCAGCTTCGTGGCGGCCGGCCGCCATGTCGGGCTGACCCAGGCCGCCGTCAGCCTGCAGATCAAGAACCTGGAAAGCGAACTGGACACGCAGCTGTTCGAACGCCGCGCGCAGGCCGCGGTGCCCACGCCGCACGGCCGCCAGATCCTGGCCGAACTGGAAGACCTGGTGGCGCGCTACGAGCAGTTGCTGGCGCAAAGCGGCGACACGCTGCGCGGCAGCCTGCGCATCGGCACGCTGGTGTCGTCGCTGATGGGCACCTTCGGCACCGTGCTGGCGCGCATCAAGCGCGACTACCCCGGCCTGCACATCACGCTGCTGGCGGGGCAATCAGCCGATTTCGCGGCGCGCGTGGCGGCCGGCGAACTGGACGCGGCCGTGGTCACCGAGCCGCCGCACGGCGTCGAGCCCGCCCTGGTATGGGCGCCGCTGTACCAGGAGCCCCTGGTGCTGATCGCGGCCGCGCGGCTGCGCCACAAATCAGTGGCGTCGCTGCTGGCCACCGAGCCCTTCCTGCAATTCGACCGCTCGCTCTGGACCGGCCACCTGATCACCGAGGCGCTGGCGCGCCAAGGCGCGGCGCCGAACGCCATTCTGGAACTGAACTCCATCGAGGCCATCGCCGAACTGGTCCGCCAGGACTACGGCGTGGCGGTGGTGCCGCTGCTGGCCAACGCCAACTGGCGCGCCAGCAAGCAGCTGGCGGTCAAGCCGCTGCCCGGGCCGGCGATCATGCGGCGGGTGGGCATGCTGGAACGGCGCCGCCACGGCAAGCAGGCGATCACGCACACCCTGCGGGGAATGTTCGCGCAGGCCGCTGGGTAG
- a CDS encoding succinate dehydrogenase, whose amino-acid sequence MRLNDFRARTHASWLAFAVHRISGLLLLAFLPVHFWTLGLALRGEAALDGALRWYEAPVFKFGEWALVLCLAVHLAGGLRLLWIEFAPWGGLRRRWIAAGTAASLAVSLLFVANMLG is encoded by the coding sequence ATGCGTCTGAATGACTTTCGCGCCCGTACGCATGCCAGCTGGCTGGCGTTTGCCGTGCATCGGATTTCCGGGCTGTTGCTGCTGGCGTTTCTGCCGGTGCATTTCTGGACGCTGGGGCTGGCGCTGCGAGGCGAGGCCGCGCTGGACGGCGCGCTGCGCTGGTACGAGGCGCCCGTCTTCAAGTTCGGCGAGTGGGCGCTGGTGCTGTGCCTGGCGGTGCACCTGGCCGGCGGGCTGCGCCTGCTGTGGATCGAGTTTGCGCCGTGGGGCGGCTTGCGGCGGCGCTGGATCGCCGCGGGCACGGCCGCCTCGCTGGCGGTGTCTTTGCTGTTCGTTGCCAACATGCTGGGTTGA
- a CDS encoding L-aspartate oxidase has translation MSAAGMQVRQTDVLILGSGGAGLFAALHTHDAAPGLDITVAVKGLLGKCGCTRMVQGGYNVALAEGDSPERHFMDTIEGGKWLPDQELAWTLVNTAVERIHELENELGCFFDRNADGTLHQKAFAGQTFDRTVHKGDLTGIEIINRLAEQVWARRIHRMEEHRAVALVPARDGRRIAGVLMIDIRTGGFVLVRAKAVLLATGGGPTMYRFHTPSGDKSCDGLSMALRAGLGLRDMEMVQFHPTGLLAGADTRMTGTVLEEGLRGAGGYLLNGAGERFMQAVDPRGERATRDIVSRGIYAEMRAGRTSPNGGVYIEMGHLGPDNVRRQFKGMVERCADCGFDLAGGRVEVVPTAHYMMGGVLFQPDCRTALAGLYAAGEDTGGVHGANRLGGNGVANSTVFGGIAGDAMARWTPGQDWAEPDAAALQAALARAQAPLARRGGDLHALRERLSSVMWDDAGIVRDAAGLNRALSALGDLRGELDQMGVTEATRAYNMAWHDWLNLDSLVHVSEAIVRAALAREDSRGAHFRADFPEVRDLEHSWFSVVAQQDGVMQVSRRPVQFTRVQPGQTLLQQAAA, from the coding sequence ATGAGCGCGGCCGGGATGCAGGTGCGCCAGACTGATGTGCTGATCCTGGGCTCGGGCGGCGCCGGGCTGTTCGCGGCCCTGCATACGCACGACGCGGCGCCCGGCCTGGACATTACGGTGGCGGTGAAGGGGCTGCTGGGCAAATGCGGCTGCACGCGCATGGTGCAGGGCGGCTACAACGTGGCCCTGGCCGAAGGCGATTCGCCCGAGCGGCATTTCATGGACACCATCGAAGGCGGCAAGTGGCTGCCCGACCAGGAACTGGCCTGGACGCTGGTGAACACGGCGGTCGAGCGCATCCACGAGCTGGAAAACGAACTGGGCTGTTTCTTCGACCGCAATGCCGACGGCACCCTGCACCAGAAAGCCTTTGCCGGCCAGACCTTCGACCGCACGGTGCACAAGGGCGACCTGACCGGCATCGAGATCATCAACCGGCTGGCCGAACAGGTGTGGGCGCGCCGCATCCACCGCATGGAAGAGCACCGCGCGGTGGCGCTGGTGCCCGCGCGCGACGGCCGGCGCATCGCGGGCGTGCTGATGATAGACATCCGCACCGGCGGGTTCGTGCTGGTGCGCGCCAAGGCCGTGCTGCTGGCCACCGGCGGCGGCCCCACCATGTACCGCTTCCACACGCCTTCGGGCGACAAGAGCTGCGACGGCCTGTCGATGGCCCTGCGTGCCGGGCTGGGCCTGCGCGACATGGAAATGGTGCAGTTCCATCCCACCGGCCTGCTGGCGGGCGCCGACACCCGCATGACGGGCACCGTGCTGGAAGAAGGCCTGCGCGGCGCGGGCGGGTACCTGCTCAACGGCGCCGGCGAACGCTTCATGCAGGCGGTGGATCCGCGCGGCGAGCGGGCCACCCGCGACATCGTGTCGCGCGGCATCTATGCCGAGATGCGCGCCGGACGCACCTCGCCCAATGGCGGCGTGTATATCGAGATGGGCCACCTGGGGCCGGACAACGTGCGCCGCCAGTTCAAGGGCATGGTCGAGCGCTGCGCCGACTGCGGATTCGACTTGGCCGGGGGGCGGGTCGAGGTGGTGCCCACGGCGCATTACATGATGGGCGGCGTGCTGTTCCAGCCCGATTGCCGCACGGCGCTGGCGGGGCTGTATGCCGCCGGCGAAGACACCGGCGGCGTGCACGGCGCCAACCGGCTGGGCGGCAACGGCGTGGCCAATTCCACGGTGTTCGGCGGCATTGCCGGCGACGCCATGGCGCGCTGGACGCCCGGCCAGGACTGGGCCGAACCCGATGCCGCGGCGCTGCAGGCGGCATTGGCGCGCGCGCAGGCGCCGCTGGCGCGCCGCGGCGGCGACCTGCATGCGCTGCGCGAGCGGCTGTCCAGCGTGATGTGGGACGACGCCGGCATCGTGCGCGACGCCGCCGGCCTGAACCGCGCGCTGTCCGCCCTGGGCGATCTGCGTGGCGAGCTCGACCAGATGGGCGTCACGGAAGCCACCCGCGCGTACAACATGGCCTGGCACGACTGGCTGAACCTGGACAGCCTGGTGCATGTCAGCGAAGCCATCGTGCGCGCCGCGCTGGCGCGCGAAGACTCGCGCGGCGCACATTTCCGGGCCGATTTCCCCGAGGTGCGCGACCTGGAGCATTCCTGGTTTTCGGTGGTGGCGCAGCAGGACGGGGTCATGCAGGTCAGCCGGCGGCCTGTGCAGTTCACGCGCGTGCAGCCGGGGCAGACCTTGTTGCAGCAGGCGGCGGCTTGA
- a CDS encoding CaiB/BaiF CoA transferase family protein — translation MPASPSAVPPLPFDGLRILDISQGIAGPYCAQILWQQGADVVKVEPPDGDWGRHVGVVRGAHSALSIAYNAGKRGLCLDARAPRGRAMLGRLARQADVVIQNFRPGVAARIGVDYAELAAERPELVYVSISGYGQDGPYANAPASDSVMQADSGLMAANQSPDGEPRRIGLLMADIATALYAAQAVSAALYRQARGGGGSHVELSLFQACAALQVNDIVAHGMAGQRVAGPVSAPNGVFDTADGRLSVLALNNDQFARLCRALDRPQWLADPAYADNASRMARRDTLHAELADQLRGQPSAYWTERLAREDVLHARVRDYDELAAHPQARHLDLLEPLAQAGGAPLPYARAPGLAGRRPLAAAPAIGQHSAQVLADWGVAADDIQALLRDGIVRQAEQPA, via the coding sequence ATGCCCGCTTCGCCCTCCGCCGTTCCGCCCCTGCCTTTCGATGGCCTGCGCATCCTGGATATCAGCCAGGGCATCGCCGGCCCGTACTGCGCGCAGATCCTGTGGCAGCAGGGCGCCGATGTCGTCAAGGTCGAGCCGCCCGACGGCGACTGGGGGCGGCACGTGGGCGTGGTGCGCGGCGCGCACAGCGCCCTGTCGATCGCCTACAACGCCGGCAAGCGCGGCCTGTGCCTGGATGCCCGCGCCCCGCGCGGCAGGGCGATGCTGGGGCGGCTGGCGCGCCAGGCCGATGTGGTGATCCAGAATTTCCGGCCCGGCGTGGCCGCGCGCATCGGCGTGGACTATGCCGAGCTGGCGGCCGAGCGCCCCGAACTGGTGTATGTCTCGATCAGCGGCTACGGCCAGGACGGCCCGTATGCCAACGCCCCCGCATCGGACTCGGTGATGCAGGCCGACAGCGGGCTGATGGCCGCCAACCAGTCGCCCGACGGCGAGCCGCGCCGCATCGGCCTGCTGATGGCCGACATCGCCACTGCCCTGTATGCGGCGCAGGCCGTCAGCGCCGCGCTGTACCGGCAGGCGCGCGGCGGCGGCGGCAGCCACGTCGAACTGAGCCTGTTCCAGGCCTGCGCGGCGCTGCAGGTCAATGACATCGTGGCCCACGGCATGGCGGGCCAGCGCGTGGCGGGTCCCGTCAGCGCCCCCAACGGGGTGTTCGACACCGCGGACGGGCGCCTGTCGGTGCTGGCGCTGAACAACGACCAGTTCGCCCGCCTGTGCCGCGCCCTGGACCGCCCGCAGTGGCTGGCGGACCCGGCCTATGCCGACAACGCCAGCCGCATGGCCCGGCGCGACACGCTGCACGCCGAACTCGCCGACCAGCTGCGCGGGCAGCCTTCGGCCTACTGGACCGAACGGCTGGCCCGCGAAGACGTGCTGCACGCGCGCGTGCGCGATTACGACGAGCTGGCCGCGCATCCGCAGGCGCGGCACCTGGACTTGCTGGAGCCGCTGGCGCAGGCCGGCGGCGCCCCGCTGCCCTACGCGCGCGCGCCCGGCCTGGCGGGCCGCCGCCCGCTGGCCGCCGCGCCCGCGATCGGCCAGCATTCCGCCCAGGTGCTGGCCGACTGGGGCGTGGCCGCGGACGACATCCAGGCGCTGCTGCGCGACGGCATCGTGCGCCAGGCGGAGCAGCCGGCATGA
- the gshA gene encoding glutamate--cysteine ligase produces MTDTAASRLSRLKAHADLLAQTLRGIEKEGLRVDAHGRLAATAHPHGLGAALTNEHVTTDYSEALLELITGTHGRVEPLLAELENTHRFVYSVLDGEYIWNQSMPATLPAEADIPIAWYGRSNTGMLKHVYRRGLAERYGKAMQCIAGVHYNFSLPEALWEVLDPAAADPQDRRSRGYIGLIRNFTRYSWLLMYLFGAAPALSRSFMGNRPHPLQALGADTLYLPHATSLRMSDLGYQNNKAQSQLKLCYNDLETFLGRLYGAVTQPWPDYQAIGTHRDGQWIQLNTNVLQIENEYYSSIRPKRATGRCERPVTALAERGVQYVEVRCLDIDPQQPVGIAPDTARFMDAFLLFCAASDSPYFPQNGYCQRSADNFSVVVKEGRKPGLMLDRDGVAISLPDWGRELLDHIAPYAALYDQALGGDAYARALQAQRAKLDHADDTPSARLLADLRDQGVSFHDYSLQLSRRHADALRAQALPADVAAGYAEAARQSHAEQARLEQSDDVDFDTYVARYQAALKAPGA; encoded by the coding sequence GTGACCGATACCGCTGCCAGCCGCTTGTCCCGCCTGAAGGCCCATGCCGACCTGCTTGCCCAGACCTTGCGCGGCATCGAAAAAGAGGGCCTGCGGGTGGACGCCCACGGCAGGCTGGCGGCCACCGCCCACCCCCATGGCCTGGGCGCCGCGCTGACCAACGAACACGTCACCACCGATTATTCCGAAGCGCTGCTCGAACTCATTACCGGCACCCACGGCCGGGTCGAGCCCCTGCTGGCCGAACTCGAAAACACCCATCGCTTCGTCTACAGCGTGCTCGACGGCGAATACATCTGGAACCAGTCCATGCCGGCCACGCTGCCGGCCGAGGCCGACATTCCCATCGCCTGGTACGGCCGCTCGAATACCGGCATGCTCAAGCACGTGTACCGGCGCGGCCTGGCCGAACGCTACGGCAAGGCCATGCAGTGCATCGCCGGCGTGCACTACAACTTTTCGCTGCCCGAAGCGCTGTGGGAAGTCCTGGACCCCGCCGCCGCCGATCCGCAAGACCGGCGTTCGCGCGGCTATATCGGCCTGATCCGCAATTTCACGCGCTATTCCTGGCTGCTGATGTATCTGTTCGGCGCCGCGCCGGCGCTGTCGCGCAGCTTCATGGGCAACCGTCCGCACCCGCTGCAGGCCCTGGGCGCCGACACCCTGTACCTGCCGCACGCCACCAGCCTGCGCATGAGCGACCTGGGCTACCAGAACAACAAGGCGCAGTCGCAGCTCAAGCTCTGCTACAACGACCTGGAAACCTTCCTGGGCCGCCTGTACGGCGCCGTCACGCAGCCCTGGCCCGACTACCAGGCCATCGGCACGCACCGCGACGGGCAATGGATCCAGCTCAACACCAACGTGCTGCAGATCGAAAACGAGTACTACTCCAGTATCCGCCCCAAGCGCGCCACGGGCCGCTGCGAACGCCCCGTCACGGCGCTGGCCGAACGCGGCGTGCAGTATGTGGAAGTGCGCTGCCTCGACATCGATCCGCAGCAGCCGGTCGGCATCGCGCCCGATACGGCGCGCTTCATGGACGCGTTCCTGCTGTTCTGCGCGGCCTCCGACAGCCCCTACTTTCCGCAAAACGGCTATTGCCAGCGCAGCGCCGACAACTTCTCGGTGGTGGTCAAAGAAGGCCGCAAGCCCGGCCTGATGCTCGACCGCGACGGGGTGGCCATCAGCCTGCCCGACTGGGGCCGCGAACTGCTCGACCACATCGCCCCCTACGCCGCGCTGTACGACCAGGCGCTGGGCGGCGACGCCTACGCACGCGCCCTGCAGGCCCAGCGCGCCAAGCTCGACCACGCCGACGACACGCCCTCGGCGCGCCTGCTGGCCGACCTGCGCGACCAGGGCGTGTCGTTCCACGACTATTCCCTGCAGCTCAGCCGCCGGCATGCCGATGCGCTGCGCGCGCAGGCGCTGCCGGCCGACGTGGCCGCCGGCTACGCCGAAGCGGCGCGCCAGTCGCATGCCGAACAGGCGCGCCTGGAACAATCCGACGACGTCGATTTCGACACCTACGTGGCGCGCTACCAGGCCGCCCTGAAGGCGCCCGGCGCCTGA
- a CDS encoding helix-turn-helix domain-containing protein codes for MPAKPLSNRERDCLHWSALGKTSWEISVILGVSERTVNFHIGNACSKLGVYNRRAAVAVALSQGLLPALIG; via the coding sequence ATGCCAGCAAAACCCCTTTCCAATCGCGAACGCGATTGCCTGCACTGGTCTGCATTGGGCAAGACCAGCTGGGAAATCTCCGTCATCCTCGGCGTCAGCGAACGCACGGTCAATTTCCACATCGGCAACGCCTGCAGCAAGCTGGGGGTCTACAACCGCCGCGCCGCGGTAGCCGTGGCGCTCAGCCAGGGCCTGCTGCCCGCGCTTATCGGTTGA